The Cucurbita pepo subsp. pepo cultivar mu-cu-16 chromosome LG05, ASM280686v2, whole genome shotgun sequence nucleotide sequence ACTAGACTAAATAATTCGTGGCAATATTCTTCCGTGAtcatttcttttgttgattTAACTTGGACACCATTTTCTTTCTGATTTCAACTCATCTTATCTGCCTATTGGAAACATGAActtttgtttggatttgaaATAAACTGCTCATTCTCTTTGGACTGGAGAGGTTACTTTTGAGAACAAATGAAGATTCTTTGGGCTATTATGACGATAACTCAACTGAAAATAACTTGAAGTTATTCTATTAAATTAGggtcctctttcggctttccgtTCGCACTTTCTTacaggtttttaaaacgtgtctactagggagagttttctacgccctttataaagaatgttctgttctcctccccaaccgatgtggatctcacaatccacctcccttcagggcccaacgttctcataggcactcgttcccttctccaatcgatgtaggaccccCAATCCATACTCCTTCAGGGTCCAATGTCTTTGCAGGcataccgcctcgtgtccaccctcttcgtggctcagcctcctcgctaacacatcgcccgatgtctagctctaatatcatttgtaacggcctaagcccaccactagcagatattgtcctttaaAACACACctactaggaaaaggtttcacacccttatatatataagaatgTTTAGTTGTCCtcccaactaacgtgggatttTACAAAGGTCATTCCCAACCTGGATGTAATTACACAAGACTATTGGTTCTCTTGTTTGTTTATTCTGAAATGGAAACTCCTCCATGATTTGCTTCGTCTCTTAGCATTATTCTGCATTTCTGGTCACCATGTTTTTTACTACTTGATGTCGTAGTTGTAATTTTAACCTACGAGCTTTGtcattttattgaatattgGAAAAGGCATCTGGATACATCAACTAAGAGAACTAAAAGTTTCTTGGCCTGGTCTTGGGGAatcaaaaaaggaaacaaaaatggtCCTTTTATATGTATCTGTGACAGTCATCACCCCCTTGTCATAGCAGTTGGCAATAAGCCTCCATTCTTCAAAAAATTGCTTAGCTGCTTACCTTGGTGATATGTAAAAGGATCAATATATGGCAAAAAGAAAGTGCGTTGCACAAAAGTTCGAAGTGGGGGATCTCAATCGGCTCTCACCTTCAGTAGTTCCTTACCTCTACCTTACAGACAAGGGCCTTCAGCTACGGAAATCACTTCAAACCTTCCACTTAAAGTCACATGCCTTAGATTTTTATCTATCTCAATCTGTCTTCTTCTACTTTGTCTTCTATGCTCAACAGAATTACATTGGAAAAAAAGGTATGATACTACATTATTTTTGTGAATGACTTCATTGGCTGTTAGTGCTATACAGCGTTGTATTTGTGACTTTAGTTGTAGACTGCAAATTGATAATTGTAATACTTGTTGCCTACTGCACATTGAACTGCCTATGTGATTGATGACCGTGGATCTTGTGCAACTTACTTTTCTTCACAACATGTTGAATTATTTAGATGTACATTAAGAGGGTGTTCGGGTTACAGGGTGGTTTTGTTCGTCGTATGATGGAGAGGTAAGCctatatatgatatgttggcctatttatcatatattataaatttgttaatctTACAGGCTATATATACTCGGGAGTCAGGTATTGACTATTCACTAATTTTTACACTTCACCACTCTCGTCGTCTCTAATCCGTCGTCTCTAATCCGTGAGCCAAGTACTAGATGTATGcattgttaggaatcacgaatctccacaatggtatgatattgtccactttgaacataagctctcgtgactttgctttgggcttcccccaaaggcctcgtactaatggagatctattcctttacttataaacctatgatcttccactaaattaaccaatgtaggactgactctcaataatcctcaacaatcctcccatcgaacaaagtacactataagcctcccctgaggcttatggagctctcgaatagcctctccttaatcgaggctcgactcctttctctggagttctcgaacaaagtatacactttgttcaacactttagtcattttttactacaccttcgaggctcacaattctttgttcgatatttgaggattttataaggcatgactctgataccatgttaggaatcatggatctctacaatggtatgatattgtccactttgagcataagctctcatggctttgttttggacttctccaaaatgcctcataccattGGAGATCtattcctttacttataaacccacgatcttccactaaattaacttAGGTGAgattcactcccaataatcctcaacatgcATTAGACAGACATCCACAACATGCATTTTGTCTTTTGTATGTCTAGCACACTGTATATCCACGTGAAAGCACTTCATCTCTCTCTTAGTGACCCACGAGAAAACAAATGAAGTGCATTTTGTGCCTGATGTTCGGAAAGCTATGTAAAAACAAGCATATGTTTTGAaggttcttttctttctgtcCAAAAACTCATTGAATTACATGAAGTATTATTTGGCTGCAGTTTTATGTGAACTAACCAAAGGACTGTGCTGTGACAACCAAAATCAAGTTGCCTGAGGAAGCTGCTTGGGAAGCAAACATGTACACCATGTAACCAATTATTCATTCTCATCAgctccattttttaaaaggatatTACAGCTTGCAAATCaaaacttatatttatttattgcattTGAAATGACGTGAAGAGTCAATCTTTCGATCAAATGATCGAAGCTAAATGTTTAAACTAGTTGAACTATGTTCAGGTCGACAAAACTTATATAGTTATTTGAACAATACTTATACACGGCTTAATAGGAGCTTCGGTCTATGTTCCTCGTTGCTCTATACAATataatagaaaaggaaatagaaTGACTTTGAAGCTTTTGTAGTTCTAGAATTTGATCattttatagtttaatttaGTTGTTGAGATAAGTTTCCAGTTGAAATTGAACCATCATGTTTAttcatttcctttccttttacCTTTCTAAATatggtttgaaatttataaagattaaTGTCTCTCAACCAAACAATCACGTGCTTCGTTTAATGCGTCAAATTCAACCATAAATGTGGTTGAATTCaaacctttttttcttttttttggtacTTTTCTTAATGATACAAACGTGTGCCTTAAATGTAGTGaaaaccaattaaaaaaaattcccttTGCTTAGTTATTATTGTGCTATGAACTATTCATATGTTCTTGAGAGTCCGGCTGTCTTAAGGAATGATATTTTCACGGATCTTTTCACCTTTTTAGTCAGATGTGCAATAATATAGGATTCACTTTCAGTTCAATCCAACGATTCGAACTTTATCCAACAGGTGAGTTGAAGATTCGAACTTTTAATCTttagataaaatttataatagttTAATGGATCGAGTTATACCCAGGTTAGCTATCTACTCATTAGTTACTTTATTCTGAAGATTTAGTGCGTGTTTTGGAGTCAGTTACTTTTGTTAAGTATAtaattacttataaacctactATTCAGCAttgaaaaatcaatttaatgtttgattttatatttctacATATTTTCTCATACcataaaaatagttttcaatATTGAAAAACACGTTTTTTTAGTGATTTAAATAGtacaaaaatcatttcaaCCATTTCAATATCATCTTCCAAGAATTCTAaaatttgtctaaaaaaaattcttaaatcgtaaaaactatattattaaatgaacacgtctctccacaatgatatgaaattgtccatttaaacataaattttcatggctttgctttgagcttctcaaaagacctcataccaatggagagagtattccttaattataaacccatgatctttcGCTAaattaatcgatgtgggactttcatccaacctTCAtctaatttttcctttataatataaatattaatgacattcctattttaaacttaaaagataataagaaaataaatatataagaaacaaaaggaaagtATTAAACTTACAACATTTGGCATAATAATTATAagtaacaaatataaaaacaaataaatttgtaaattcaaatttgattaataaatGTTCTCTTACCATTTTTCCTcccaatttttatttggaagaaaaatacatcataaataattaactataTTTAGCATATTACAAACCTTATACTAGAGTTAAAATTTAACTCTAGTTaaggaagttttttttttttttttttttttttttcccataaaaaaaaataataataaaaaaaaagaggagagagaaaaagttaaatattaaCCAAAGCcataattcttaattttttgtcTCCCCCAAaaattcagttttttttttttttttttttttgggcatTTGGAAAATCTCTCAGGCTCTCAGGGGGTTTTGACAAATGGGTCACTGTACATGGCGATGGTCTTCTcagattcaaatcacttcaaACTCGGAACCCTCCTATTTTTTTTCGTATTAGGTAATTCTTTCCAccatattctaatttttatgattCCGATTCAGTTTCCTTTCTGTTTAAATCTGTTCCCCCTAAGTTTCGGTTGTTCTAGGGTTTCTTTTTCACTACTGGATTGCTTCAATTCAAATGCTCTTACCAAAATTTGACCGTTAACTTTGAGCTCTAATCCCTTGTTCTTGGATCATTCCTTAGTTTCTAGTTGTTCCGATTCGTTGTTTTTCTTAACTGTCGGTTACTGTTCACTGGCTTTCAAGTTCGGAATCGTTGTAATTTCGTAGCTGAATTTGCGATGGGGTTTTTAGGAGAATGTGggtttaaatttgtgaaatatatCGTTAATTCAGCTTGTAGAACTATCGATGCAATGTGCGGTGGCTCGATCGGTCATTTCTCTGTGAAGAGTTCTTTGGCGTATGAGAATAATAAGACcctgaaaggaaaatgatcttatgtgaatatttttataagtttaTCCGTATGCGTACAGGCTCTGGTTTTGGGTGCGTGTATGTAAATTGTAATTGACAGTCTGATAAGCCAATACAAACAATGTGTTACGGGTTGCAGTTTACTCTTCTTTCGACCTTGGAAGTTTTGAGGTTAAAGattaagaaattgaatatattACATAAAGGAAATGCTCCAAACATCCCAAGGACTTGCGAAAAATTGCGCCAATTGAAATTGTTGAAAGAGGATTTGGATAGGTTGCCTGAAATAGAAGCTAAGAGATCTGCCACGTTGTATGTCTCTTCCCAATTTCTACAGCGTCTTTAAATATCCCTAGGTTCCTATTTGACCACGTTGTATGCCTGCAAATTATTTGCTCATTTGAGTTTTCAGCTGTGCacggaaaaaaatattattattaaaaacacaTAAATAATCTATTCTAACATTTCAGACTAAAGGGACACTGAACAAAACATGCTGCACAGTCTATTTGTTAGCTCTAGAAATACGTCGTATTGAGTTGAATGAGCGAATTATCTTTTTTCGTAATAAGATGATGTCCGTGCCTACTATATGCATTGGGGAGTAAAGAAATTAAGGCAATTTATGATGAATAAGAAGATGTATTATAGACTTTGCATTAAATCTGAGTTGGATTTTGTTCAGTTTGTGCTTTATGATTAATATTGATATACATATTAATGCATGAATGTAATCAATCTATCTCTAAGTTTCTTAGCAATTCCCTTTCCTCAACCTAACTCTCCATAAAAGATCCATTGTACTGCTTATACTTGCAGATGTCCGTATAacttattatttgattttgtatcaGGTACTTTAATATCTAAAGTACAGCTGATTTAGAGCAGAAGTTTCTTGAGCTGTAGAACCTGATATTATTGGTTGAACTGAAGTTTTATAAATAGGTGTGGTTCTTAATATTCAGATTTTTAGGTTATTATGGAGTGCAATAAAGATGAGGCAGTTAGAGCGAAAGAAATTGCTGAGAGAAAATTTACCGAGAGAAATTATTCCGCTGCAAAGAAGTTTGTTTTGAAGGCTCAAAATTTGTACCCGGGGCTTGATGGTCTCTCTCAACTGATGACAACTCTCGAAGTGTATATCTCTGCAGAGAATAAGATAAATGGGGAAGCGGATTGGTATGGAATACTTGGTGTGAACCACTCGACTGATGATGAGACTATTAGGAAACAATATAGAAAATTGGCTCTTGTCCTCCATCCTGATAAAAACAAGTCACTTGGTGCAGAGGGTGCGTTTAAATTGGTTTCAGAGGCCTGGAGTTTGTTATCTGACAAGACAAAGAGATTGGCTTATAATCAGAAGAGGGATTCGAAAGGTAGTCGACAGAAAACTTCTACCCACACTCAAAATGCTTCTGTGCCGCCAAGTGCAAATggctttcaaaattttcataatgtTGCTTCAAATGCAAGGAACGTTCAAAGTAAGGTCCAGGTAGGGGCTACCTCATTTCAGCCTTCCCATAAGAAACCAGATACTTTTTGGACTCTTTGCAATCGATGCAAGACTCATTACGAGTACCTTGGGATCTATCTAAATCACACCCTCCTTTGCCCTAATTGTCATGAAGCTTTTTTGGCTGTAGAGAAGGCTCCACCCCCAAATGTATTCAAGTCTCCTAGTTGGTCTTCTCAGCAGCAGCTTCAAAATTCTAGACAGCATCCTGTTAGTGGCAACGTCCATGGTACTGGTAGAAATCCTAAAAATCCTGACACTGGGCATTCTGTGGGCCTTAATTCAGTTGATAATGCGAACTTTCAGTGGGGCCCTTCCTCCCGGACAGCTGGTGTTGGTAGTACTTTTTCTTCAGCTTCCGCTCAATCTGCAAATTTGGTTCAACAAGCAATTgagaaagggaaaagagaTCGCGATGAGACACAGCCATCAACTGAAGTGGAGAGGAGTCACTTTCCttattcaaaaaagaaaaaaactgatGGAATTAACAGCTATGGGGTCCACATGGCAAACCAAATAGCCAGAGGAGATGGATCAGCTGGTGTTCGTTTACCtgaattaaataagaattatCCTGATACTCAAAAGTTTTATGGTCTTTATGGTGCATTTAACAGGACAAATAGCCACAGAGAGTTGTCAATCTTTGAAACTCGGAACATGCAAATGGACAAGGCTCGAGCTGAAATTAGTAAGAAACTTAAAGAATGGAGCTCATTGGCTGAAAAACCAACTTTGAATAAACAGTCCAAGAAGCAAAAGAATGTGGTGAATGATGAAACTCCTGATATAAAAGTTAATGGTAAATTTTCTGCAAGTAGTAAAGGATGGCATGAGAGGAAGCCTCAGTCAGGCTCTTTAGCTGGTAAAAGTACAGGTAGTGAGAAAAATCCTATCTCAATTATTGTTCCAGATTCtgattttcataattttgacTTGGACCGAGCTGAAAGCTCATTTGGGGATGATCAAGTCTGGGCttgttatgatgatgatgatggaatGCCTCGTTTCTATGCGCGAATTCACAAGGTGATTTCCCGAAAACCATTCAGAATGCGCATCAGTTGGCTCAACTCAAGAAGCAACGCTGAGATTGGCCCTATGGACTGGGTAGGTTTGGGGTTCACAAAAACCTGTGGGGATTTCAGAATTGGGAGACACGAATGCACAAGATCATTGAACTCCTTCTCACATAAAGTTTGCTGGATGAAAGGTTTACGAGGGGTGATTCGGATATTTCCTCAGAAGGGTGAAGTCTGGGCTCTTTACAGAGACTGGTCTGCAGATTGGAATAAAGATACTTCAGAAGAAACAATACACAAATACGATATGGTAGAAGTGCTTGATGATTTTAATGAAGAACAAGGCGTGTCTGTTGCTCCTCTTGTTAAGGTTGTTGGTTTCAGGACTGTGTTCCGTAGACACATGGATCTGAAAGAAGTGAGGAAGATCCCTAGAGAAGAGATGTTCCGCTTCTCCCATCAGGTCCCCAATTACTTGCTTACGGGAGAAGAAGCTCCGAATGCTCCGAAGGGTTATAGGGAATTGGATCCAGCAGCAACTCCTTTGGAGCTCCTCCAGATGGATACAGAATCTAATCAGGCAACAACAGAGGACACTGAGGTAAAAACTGAAGAAGAGATATCTCATATTAGCCAGGAAACTGTAGTTAATGAGGTGGAAGACCCTTTGGAAGCTAGGAAGGTAGATTTAGTAACTCAGGAAGATGAACAAACTAAGATGCCTGGCGATGTTGTCTTCCAGGGTATCTCAGGAAGCTGATAGGCAGATGATGCCAACAAAAGTAAATCAACTAAATGTGGAGATTGATCGAGGTATACCCAATAGGTGCATTTTTTGAATTCCGTCTGACCAAAATTGTAgagaatttcttgattttgtttggACTGGATCCATAGTTGCTCCGATTGTTTATTGGTTTTGTGGCTATGTACTTGAGACAGTTAAATCTCTCAAGTTATCGAGAAATTCATCGATGATGACCATCACAATTGGGACAAAAATGAGATCCAACTTTTCTCTACTTACCTGAAATTTTTTAGGGTCTGGTTATTTGTGGCTCCTTAGCACTTAATTAACTCAGACCCTGTTCTTAAAGGCTTCATTTAAGGACGGCGTTTATACTTATGGTTCATATTCCTCTCTCTTGTAAGGATCCTTCGAAATGtgtttgttctcttcttccttattGAAGTCtcttttagttcaacaatcaACAGGAAGGATGAGAGCTCCGGCAGTCTATTTCGGTTTTTGTTAGTTAAtttcctttcccttttttccTCGCTGGAACTTATAGAAAATGGGTGATTTAGAAGTAAAAGCACAGGATTAGCTTTGAACCTATATATATGTACGAAAAGTTCAGAGAACTTTCTCATTGACTCCGCCAGGATCATAATGGTATTGCTGCCAGAGGGCATGTTTAATGATTGTCATAAGCAATATATATAATGGTTTCTTACGCATGTAAAAGTCATTTTATATGCAAATTTATTGATGCATAATTGTACATACAAATATGTGCATGGTATGACCATGAATAGACACCATTCATACATGCGATACATACACACATGCATCCTGTCTGTGTACATCTAGACGTGGGTGGCAAATTTATGTGTCTTGCAGGtatttttttcaactcaattGGCTTCTTGGTGTACGTACGGAGGGGAAGAAAGAACATCTTTAAGGATAGCCAACAGGCAACCTTCAGAATAAACTATCTTCAACTTATAGAAGTGGAGGAATTTCATAATGGTTCTGTGGcaaaatatcttaatcttTGTGACTGCATGTGTTGTACTGCCAATCTTTCTTTATATTAGTTAAATACCAaaatcttcctttttgttttgcaAATTATGACACGTAACTAGTCTTTGTTGGGCACTTTACACCAGTAATCACATGGATGAAGATTTGCAGAGCTTATAATAATTGGTACTGATATCACTAGTTTATAGCTGATTGGTGCTGTGAATTGGAGAATTGATACTCATCTTTGTGCGTTCTAGTGATTGTCCAATTAGTCACAGGCATGAGAATCATAGTATGCATTGATATTTTTTGTCTCGACATTTTCTATAGAATTGTAGAGACAAATAGCCAATTTAAATTCAGTGTTACAGATTTCTTTTGAGCGAATCAGCACTCTCTTAGCTTGTAATACCAATTATTGACCACTGTGAGcataccattttcttttcttttttctatagTGGCTTGTTTCCATCTGTCTCTAAAATTCTATATGATATTCAGCTCAGATCTTTATGCATTTGTTGTTTTATGTGGTGGTTCTGTGAGAGCTCTTTCTTGCACCATATGATATGCAATTATTCATTTAGGatgcttttcttcttcattttcgtTCATAAACACTGTTCAAATCAGCTGTTGTAATTTTGTGAGCGTCTTAGAACAGAACAAAGCCTGATCATTTGCATTTATATCTTCGAGAATGTTGTTCCTCTTCAGTTTTTtatgttctctctctctctctctctctctctatatatatatatatatatatatatattgcatATTACTTTTTTTGATACTTGTCACAGTGGGAGTTGCTGCACTAACCCCTCTGGAAATTGGAGATTGACAGGTGTCTGGCATGAGGAATTTGAAGTACAATAATGTAAGGGtttgctttttgtttatttttcttagtgaaaAATGCTTCATCTGATGCTTTTGGTTGGTGAAGAAGAGTGAGAGGATATAGGCAACCTCCCTTTCTGTCTGGGGAACCATTCCTGCAGTTCATTGGTAGCATTCATATGGCCACCCCTCTCCTCTGCATAAAGAAACAAAGTGAGTAGTTTTTTATTGTCTTCTTTCAGCTGtccttttgaattttatattcattctCTTAAAGCCACTTTGATAATTTTGTCCCATTTTCATTGGTTGTCGACCCACTTCAAAGTTTAAAGGgaatttgttgattttggattttttttttaacatctaCTTAGATACTCATGAACATGATTTAAGATTTTGACATTGATTTGGAAACCCTTTTGTtctaatatttcaaaagattatgaGGTTCTTGATTATTAAAAgcttttcatttgatttttatgtcTATTAGATCTTCGTTGTTAACCTCGAgtattcattatattatatatgtattaCGTACTATTTCAAGATTAATGAGTGAAttccaatttgagcataagtcATCTGATTAAGACATAAACGCGAAAGTATGTATCTATGttccattaattttctttttaagaattGGATCATAATTTAGAATCTTTGAAAGGAGAATCTTTCTAGCATGATCCTAATTCCATTCCTTATGTTATCAATTCAATATAAATCCAGCATTAAAGATGCAAGTTATTGGTTCAAGCATATTCTATAAGAAATGATATGCATTTTGAATAGGCAACCAAGTGAGGACaggaaaaagaggaaaaaaaagtgGTGTTGTGTATATTAATTGGTTGATAtagatatttgtttataaaataaattgtctTAGATTATAGTCTCGTTTCTTAAGGATCTtgtccaaataaataattctacTAGGGAATTGTGGTATTTATAAAGGAAAGGATTGAGATTAGATCTAATGCCAACTCGGTGACTTCAAACTTCTTTGACTATTTGACTCCCGAGCATACATAAAAATCAAGGCTCATTCAAACACGAGATAAGAACTCGAATGAATGTCAAAGAGGACTACCACTATTTGACTCCCGAACATACATAAAAATTAAGGCTCGTTCAAACACGAGATAAGAACCTGAATGAATGTCAAAGAGGACTACCATAAGTTTAATGATCTCTACAATTCGTGAACGTGAAATCCGCAATTCATTgaagctaaaaaaatagaggaaaTATTCATTCACTTTTCGTTTAGAatctaaacaagattaaaaTCCATAACATCTTGGAGCCATCCCTCCTCCTTGTTTTTTCCAATTGTTCTGATACCGACATTGacattgattcttcttttttccgtTCTTCTTTGCATTGGCGCCACATCGGCGATGACACCACCACCAACGCCGTCCCTAGTGTTTATTGcaattaaaaagttataagaaaattgattttaaataaataacatatagGCAGATAAATATCTAGCTCAACGAAAATATCAGCTGGCTGCAACTGTATTAAAACGGCGCCGTTAAGGTGACGGTTTCAAATACAAATAACTGCCGACAGGAAAAcattggaatttttttttcttttttcttttttcagttaaaaaaaattcaactttctatttttaccCAACGGTTGAAACGTCGAGAAAAGTCAATAACAAAAGGAGTGGCATAAGAAGTAATTACACGAAAAATCAGGGGTATTCTTGGGATATGAAATTTGTTGTCATTAACcagaaattattaatg carries:
- the LOC111796209 gene encoding uncharacterized protein LOC111796209 is translated as MECNKDEAVRAKEIAERKFTERNYSAAKKFVLKAQNLYPGLDGLSQLMTTLEVYISAENKINGEADWYGILGVNHSTDDETIRKQYRKLALVLHPDKNKSLGAEGAFKLVSEAWSLLSDKTKRLAYNQKRDSKGSRQKTSTHTQNASVPPSANGFQNFHNVASNARNVQSKVQVGATSFQPSHKKPDTFWTLCNRCKTHYEYLGIYLNHTLLCPNCHEAFLAVEKAPPPNVFKSPSWSSQQQLQNSRQHPVSGNVHGTGRNPKNPDTGHSVGLNSVDNANFQWGPSSRTAGVGSTFSSASAQSANLVQQAIEKGKRDRDETQPSTEVERSHFPYSKKKKTDGINSYGVHMANQIARGDGSAGVRLPELNKNYPDTQKFYGLYGAFNRTNSHRELSIFETRNMQMDKARAEISKKLKEWSSLAEKPTLNKQSKKQKNVVNDETPDIKVNGKFSASSKGWHERKPQSGSLAGKSTGSEKNPISIIVPDSDFHNFDLDRAESSFGDDQVWACYDDDDGMPRFYARIHKVISRKPFRMRISWLNSRSNAEIGPMDWVGLGFTKTCGDFRIGRHECTRSLNSFSHKVCWMKGLRGVIRIFPQKGEVWALYRDWSADWNKDTSEETIHKYDMVEVLDDFNEEQGVSVAPLVKVVGFRTVFRRHMDLKEVRKIPREEMFRFSHQVPNYLLTGEEAPNAPKGYRELDPAATPLELLQMDTESNQATTEDTEVKTEEEISHISQETVVNEVEDPLEARKVDLVTQEDEQTKMPGDVVFQGISGS